The sequence CCAAGTTACTCAGACTATATTGGAGCCTTATTAGACAGAGTTCAATACTTCCATGAAAAAGGTTGTAGAATATCTGACCATGGCTTATCTGAAATTCCGTTTGCTGAATTCGAAGAAGCTGAATTAGATGGAATATATCAATCTGGCCGCAAAGGCAATCATGTAAGTTTAGAGGATGAAAATAAGTTTAAAACCGCTATTTTACTTTCACTTGCCAAAGCCTATAAAGAAAGACAGTGGACAATGCAAATTCATTTTGGAGCGATTCGTAATAACAATACGAAAATGTTCCAAAAATTGGGTCCTGATGCTGGTTTTGATTCCATTAGTGATCAAGGTGAAGTTGCACAACCATTAAATGCTTTATTAAATGCTTTTGAAATGCAGGATTCATTGCCTAGAACCATCGTTTACAATTTAAACCCCGTCTACAATGAACTGATTGGCACAACCATACAGAACTTCCAAAGTAATGAAGACGGAATCGCTGGTAAAATCCAATTTGGTTCTGGCTGGTGGTTTAATGATACAAAACCAGGAATGATCCGCCAGTTAACAGCCTTAGCTGATCAAGGGTTATTAATGCACTTTGTTGGGATGCTGACAGATTCACGGAGTTTTATCTCATATAGCAGACATGAATACTTCCGTCGAATTCTATGTAACTTAGTTGGAACATGGGTGGAAGATGGGGAGATTCCTAACGACCCATCATTGCTGCAACAACTAGTTGAAAACATTTGTTATTACAACGCTAAAAATTACTTCGCTATCGAAGTTGAATAATAAGGAGGAAATTAATTATGGAAATGAGTTTTCGTTGGTATGGAAAAACAGATTCGATTCCTTTGGAGTAT is a genomic window of Niallia sp. XMNu-256 containing:
- the uxaC gene encoding glucuronate isomerase; translation: MSPFIHDNFMLNNQTAVDLYHTYAKKMHIYDYHCHLSPKEIAENRKFNNITELWLEGDHYKWRAMRAHGIDEKYITGDADPKEKFKAWAKTVPYTLGNALYHWTHIELKKYFGIEELLNENSWEQIWDRCNELLKQDDYSVREIIKRSNVKVIGTTDDPTDDLQYHEQIAQLSDFPVKVLPSFRPDKGLEINKDTFVPFVEALEKIANKSFPSYSDYIGALLDRVQYFHEKGCRISDHGLSEIPFAEFEEAELDGIYQSGRKGNHVSLEDENKFKTAILLSLAKAYKERQWTMQIHFGAIRNNNTKMFQKLGPDAGFDSISDQGEVAQPLNALLNAFEMQDSLPRTIVYNLNPVYNELIGTTIQNFQSNEDGIAGKIQFGSGWWFNDTKPGMIRQLTALADQGLLMHFVGMLTDSRSFISYSRHEYFRRILCNLVGTWVEDGEIPNDPSLLQQLVENICYYNAKNYFAIEVE